The window GATGAGAAATGTAATACATGTGATATTGTGTTCTCTCTCTGGGGAATTTGAGAAGTAGGACTCCTTCACCATGAAGGCTGATGAAACAAGCCATAGCCTCTCCTAGCCTTAGGATCAAAGACACTGAAGGAAGAGGACAGAGTGGTCCTAGCAATTTCAGGTGATGCCAAGGTCCATTTTGAAAGCCTTTTGGACTAAACCTTTTCAGGTCTAACACATTTTCAGGACATTTTAGTGAAATCCTCCCATTTCTACCAACTCAGCTGCATTGTGAAGAAAAACTGAGGAGAGGACCAAGTCCCTCTCCCAGTGTAGTTTATTTCCGTTTCCAGAACCTCTAAAAACAGGAGACAAGGCTGACCTCTTTAGTCAAGAGTCAGCTcaactttaaaattatgattGCATGTGAAAGCTAAAacgggaaagagaaaaaagtcagtTCTCAGGGGCAAAAATGCTAAAAAACCCTTGGGCCACATAGGGTCTTGGCCCCGCACATAGAGAGTCTGTTGGGGTGGGAAATCAGCCAATACCAGTTCAAACCAGTTGAGTGTCAGGGATCATGGGGTTTACTCTATAGGTGTCCAATTTATGATAATGATATTTACTATAGTGATTATATCACATAATCCTTAAAAAACAGAAGCTCGTGGTTAGGTCTTATTATTGAGAGAGATGCCTGCCAAAGTATTTATCCACTCTCAATGAACTATTTGCagtaaagaaatcaaaggaatagAATATGTATTAGTTCCCTAGGGTCTCCAtaacaaattcttaaaaactgGTTGACTTAagtcaacagaaatttattcttgcagagttctggaggctagaagtctgaaatcgaggttggttccttctggagaCTTCAGGGAAGAACCCTCCATGCCTTTCTTCCAGGAGTCCTTGGTGTTTCTTGTTTGGTCTACAGCTGTGTAACTTCAACCTCTGCCTTTACATGACATTTTCCTGTGTCTGTGTCTAAATTTCCCTCTTAGATGGATACCAGTTATTGGATTAGAGCCCACCCTAATCTAGTATGagctcattttaacttaattacatctgtaaagaccctattttccaaataaggtcacattcacaggtattaaggattaggacttcaacataacTTTCAGAGGGACACAGGGCAACCCAcaggaatgtaaaatgaaaacaaaatgaaatcctgtgtaaaataaaaacaacaacaaaattctgaGCTAGGAGTGAGGAGATCTGACTACCCAACCTACTAACTCCCCATTGGGTTACCTTGCCCTCTGTAAGTCTTGGCTTCTCCTCTCTAAAGGAAGGTGATGCCTTGCTTCAGAAATGccaacagaataaaataaaattgtgtgaaGTACTTTCTATTGGGAAAGTGTTTCTACAAGTGCAAGGGATTATTATGAATTCATTCCAGATTGTGTTGACTTTTCCTTAACTTCATAACTACTTAATGAGTAGGTAATGGAATGAGAAACACAGCCTGTCTTACAGGGAAGAGAATTTAAATTACATGCCTTCCTTCATTTAGGGTTTGAGATAAAAGTACAACAGCAATCTGTACATAAGGAGAGTAGTACTGCAAATCCTTGTTCATTGGGTTTTTATTCACCCAAGACAGGGTGGTAGTCAAGTGGAGCAAAGGGTGGCAAGCAATTTAAAAGCCAACCAAGAATGCTGATCTCATTTGGGACATCAGCAGACATCTCCAATGGCAGTggttctccttccctttctgtgtGGTCCATAATATTATTGGATCCTATGGCAACGTCCTGATAATTGCTTTGAATTTGTTTTGTCTGATGACTCTTCTGAATAGAAGGACATGGACCACTCAACTTACAAAATTAGCTAAGGAAGACATTTCCTTGGCTGACTTTGGTAACTTATTTCTATGTCTAttacacaaaacagaaaaattgtgtagccagaaaaaaaaatggtgaaaatccaaagttaaaagaaataaaaaaaggccCCTTCCTTTTTATAAGAGGATTGAAGCTCTTGTAGTGATGAGAAAACTTTTTTCTGACCACAAAATTAAGTCAGTGGGACTGGGAAGGTAAAGATGGCCACCCTGAAAATACCAAGAAAGGTGTCATGGGGATAACAGCTTGAGAGCTATAGTTACATCCAAAGCATCATGTGATCCACTTGAGTGCTACTGATGACCACAGTGGTGATAAATTCTGTTGACCTTGGATTGTGGGGGTTTGCTGACCCAGGAGAAATCCCGGAGGGGAAAAATAGCActagcaaaaaaagaaacaaagaggcTCTCAGAAAGCATTTCTCAATCTGTCCTGCAAATGGAGTCCTCTATTTCTCATGGCTGGGTATGTGTGCTTCCCAAGGGCCACAACACACTTCAGTAACATGCCAAATCACACACTAGTTaataaacaaaactttattttcctttaatacaaaaattaaatagcaaAGTTTTTTTGTACAGTGATAAATTAGAAATTTACAGTACAGACATCAATGCAGACATACTTTTGTACATCCTTAAAAGCAACGtccatttcctttgaaattcagCAATTCTTTCAGGGCAAGGGTAGCAGGAGTTACATATATAGGTACCTCTACATGGAACATCTGAAAGTCCCCCAGGTTGGCCTCCAGTTTTCTGGAGCTGTGGGGTGGCATAAGGATCCAAGAAAAGGCCCCAGACCAACTAGCTGGACTGCTGCACAAAGCAGGTTGagttatattttctcttattggAGTTAACATCTTTCTTATGAAGAGCTCAAAGGGTCTTCATTCTCAGACCTTCTAAAGCCTCACAACACATTGTGAGGTAGAAGAAATTCAGAACCACCAACAAGCCTCAGTGGGAGAGCTCTAGAAAGCAGCTTCCCCCTCCCAAAATGCAGTCAAGCCAGGGTGTAAGCCTATTAACAGGATTGAAAACTTTTCACCACCTGGGAGGGAAGATGGACCCAACCTTTGTGGGACAGAGCTGCTCTCACCCTTTTCAGAAGCCTTATGGGGGATGACAGTGGTCATGGACTGAATATTACAGGAGATCAAGGAGGTACAAAAGCTTTGAGGGCATGGCTCATACAGGATCCCCAAAAGGCCCTTTATAGATTACCTAGGTGAATACTAGGAATTCACTGatgcaaagaaaggaaacaggtaaagcagaaacaaagaacagaaataaggAAAGCAGAAGGCAACTAGCAAGGCAACTGGGCTAGCCAGGGAAGAGGCATGTCAGGGGAATCTGAGTCTCACTTTTCCTCCTGGTACTATCAAGCATGCTATTATTGCATGCATTTATGGCAAGAGGCAGCAACAGAAAGCTCTATCCAGGTTATCCTGAAACAAAATCCATTATTTAAGCCTCTAGGCTCTGTTTCTAGGTAGGAGCAAAATGCTCTCCTAGTTGTTTCCAAGATCTGTGACCTAGCCATGGAGGAAAAATGATAACCCAGGTCCTTTGCCAGAAATGATGCAAACCTAGACAGGCACTCTGAACTCAAATACAATAAAGGAACACAGAGAATTGTTAGAATCCAGGAACTTGATGTGATAGGCTGGAACAGCAACTCTATCCAGTGCCTTCCATTACAGAATGAAATTCAGGATATAGATTGATTTTAAGAGGTTTCCTTCCAAAGTCTGTGTTTTGGCTCCTttctcccaccttttttttttttttttttttttttttccttcccagtgctggggatcaaccccagggccttatacttcaTGCATTCTACCACAtctccacatctccagccctatgtGGCTCCTTTTCTTAACTTCACCAGAAGTCAAAGACTGCACTTTACTGGTGAAATCTCTTTAAACTGAGCCTGTCCCTTCAGGCTGAGTGTGTTGAGTTCATCTTTGTATCCTCAGGTCCCAGCCTGGTTCTAACATAAAAAGGATTTAATTCTATAACCAGGAGGCCGAATGGGAACAGAGATACAGAGCTGGGGGTGCTGAATAGAATCACAATTCAGCATCTAATGCAGAAGTGCAGGTGAAGGAGTGACCAGGGAAAGGAAAGTCAAAAAGCatgttaaggaaatgaaaagggtCACCCTTTCTCCGGTTTCAGGCCGCTAAGCAAGCTGCCAGTTCAGAAGCAATCTCAGTGAACAGGAAATGGGTCTCCATTAAGGAAAAAGAATCTGAATCAACCAAGTAGTTAAGCCGGATGGTTCCTAAGCCATGTTCCTCTGCCCTGAGGTTTGGCCTATACAAGCAGAAGAAAGTCTGTCAAAGATGAGGTTGGACAGAGGTGCCCTTGGCCCTGTTTAATAAAATCTCTAGAGACTGAGGGATTTTTGTAGAAAGCTACAAGCATACCTACTTATACTAagtttcagagaaagaaaaataaaaacaaatctaacTTTTCCTCTAGCaagaaaatgtcttcaaatatttctacACAAATCCCAGGGAGCACCCCAAGCTCTGACTTGCCTACTTGCCTACCCCCAAAACCATATTAGGAGCAGGAGCTTGTTTCCTTATAACCTATTCTGAGTCTTCCTAGGGGATTTCTATGGAAATTGTCATGAAGCAAAGTTGATGCTTTTTGTCAAAACCCCTGTAACTGATTTGGAAGGAATCCTGGGAATGGATTAGAGATGTGTTAAAGGTAAAGAGACCCAGGAAGAGGTTTGTGGGAAGGAGACAGTAAAACAGATGTGAACTCCAGAGGTCCCAAGTCCTCCAAAAAAACCAATAGTAAATTTCAGCAGACCTAAGTGCATCCCCACCCTACTTCCCTTAGACGAACACAGCTGATCTCCCAGGACATCCCCAAGCATCTAACACAGGGCTTTACACACAgttggcactcaataaatgtgcTGAAAAtggacttttacttttttaaacaaatatcaaTTTAAGAGGCAATGGAGTCACTTGAAGTTTGTTGGTAAGTGACTCCTCAGTCACAGAGTTCCTTTCCTGAAACTGTAAACACTCCGTTGTCCGGAATGTGAAAGGAAAGGCCTATAACCATGTTGCATTGCCAACACTACCAATCCAGTCTGCACATATGGCTATTTATGATTAAATGTGCCTTCCTCTGAGAAGGCAAGAGATTTGTGAAATAGACAGTCAAACTCCAAAATGTTGTCAGGGCACTACTCCAAAACTCAGAAGTCCTTTTCACCTAAGTGCCCTTTTATTGttagaattattatttaatcATTGGCCAATACTGCCCATCCCTCTGCTAGGTTCTGTCTTGGTCACAAAATCACTAAAGTgttacaaagaaaactacattaCAAACCTCTATACTCTAGCATTAAGTCTCCCCACTGCATGGTCCTTCTTTTTCCTGGGCCAGAATGCCTGCACAACTCCCAAGACACCAGAGCAGAGCGTGAGTAAGGGCAGACTCTGCCCCTGGGTGCATGCTCCAGGGCCCTGGACAGCTATGGGAACTATCTGCAAGCAGCACGGAGAGTTCACATTTTACATTTCATAGGCAATGCAGTCAGACGAAATTACACTGGTCCTTCCGGGGATCAGTTCTCATGCTCCTAGAGCTCTAACCCAAAGTCCAGCCTAGGTACTCATGAAGCAGCAGGGGCCACCCAGGCCCACAAAGTTTCTATCTAAAAAGTTCCAGGACTTTCCTTTCTAAACACACAATGCACTTTATGTGCATCTGGATCTCAGACTGTTCAATtatacacaaaaacaaagaaggaagggaaacgTCAAACCATTGGTATAAAGCTCAAACAAAAAAGTCATGCTTATTTTCAGAATTCGATTACCTATTTGGAATTTGAGTCCCTAGAAATGTTTCTCCACTTAAAGtgcaatggaaagaaaaagaaaaatgagctttcctcctattttttaaaaaggcatgaaTTAATAAGTGAGTCCTTGCAAAGCAGTTGCTGAAGCAAAGTCAGGTATGGGTTATAAGAAGAGCAACCTGTGACACTGACAACAAATTGTCTCAGAGACCTGGTGATTAGAAAGCCTAAGGTGAGTTAGGAGAAAGGCCAGTTAACAACTTTAAAAGAACTGCAACTTTTGATAGGCTGCTAGGGGGTGCCCCCTTGTGAGAAACGTaaagcataaattttaaaagctttggATACCTCTGCAAAAGGCAATTAAGACTTGTGCTGTTAGAGTTTGCAGTTCATTTCATATGGTCTACACTTTATTCCCTGCTAACCAATCCAGCTCCTGGCTGGCATTCTGGAGATTCATTAAGCACCATATAAATACTTCAGGCCACACTGCCTTCAATGAAATCTTATAAGGAGCCTTTGCCAATTACTAAGGAATAATTATGCACCAAGTAGTTGGATTAGCTGTCCTTAGTTCCCTTTACAAAACTGAGTAAGTTTTCCTGGTGGTAAGTAGACCAGACTCTGATAACATTCTTATGCCAAGGAAAAAAGGCACTATCATTCTAAGAATGCAAGTTGACCATAGTTTTAAAGTCAGTTGAGTATACTATGTCATGGTCCAAGAATGCGCTTTTAATTGTAATTGACACACACAAATTACACAGTTAATCTGTGTGAATGCAAAGTTGCcaagaaatttaacattttagcTCTTCCAGACTGGCGTCTGCATAGATGCAATCacacaaagtaaaatatattaagtCCCCATTGCTCAATGCAATAGGTCTCTGGGGTTGCTAAGGTAAGTCAACTTAGTAAatctcatttttcctctgaattaaGTGATTGTCAGAAAGTGAATcacccttccttttctcctcattaGGCATGCTGCAGAGCaaaaattcctataaaaataCCTTTTGGGGGGTCATTagtgtaaaatgaagaaaacagcagCAGCCTAGAACAGAGATTgaaatttaagaggaaaaaagagaagaaaaatccacTGGATACCTTGTGTGTGTTAGTACAGTACTTTTGTTTGTTCAAACAATTCTGTTTTATGACAAAGGCACTGGAAGATTTTGACACCACCTCTTGGGAGTGCAATCCACAAAGTTCTAAACAGAAGACAGTGCACCACAGATGTTTATGTTAGATCAgccaaactataaaactcttgtAACACTTCTCTGAACCCAGCATTTCCAGTGTTTATAGATCACTTTGCTATCTGAAAGACCTAGTTAGTATTTAGAatttaaaggattaaaaatattAGTCTTTCTCCCTGCAAGTTACCAACTCACACTCAAATCCCACCCAGTAGGGAAAAACAGCATCGCCCTGAACTTTTTGGATTCAGGCAGGACCTCCATGCTCCAAGCTGCGACCTGCTAAAGTGATCAACATCTTGATTTTTCACAGCTTTGCAAGCCTCTAACTGGCTTTTCCATTTTGGATCATTCCAAAGTCTGCAGCAAGATCATTGGTTTTTATGATGCTGGGGTGGGGGCGAGGAGTGGTGGGTTGATGGGGATCTCTTAAGTGTTGCGAGTTTGTTCAAACTGAGATTCACCACATAAAACTTTTAGTTGCACTTCCACAGAAATGCTGGCAACCCCCCTTCAAGATGAGGAAAGTGTGGAGGCTGGCTAAGCCCTACACCACAGTTTCGTTGCCTTTCCCAGGCTTCGCCCAAccattccctctcttctctctctttaccTTCCCGGAATTCACCAATTTGTTGGAACATTTCTGCCATGTGTGAAGCGTTTTGGCAGACCAGATCCACATGCCTGAAGTGATGCCCACGagcaaagacataaaaattttcaacatttcaacAGCCATATTAGAGTCATCTGCAGAATACCGAAAGAGCGCCCAATTAGAGATTTCATAGAAATAACAGGCAATCACACAGGTTGCAGGAACTGTGTATAGTACTGAGAAGACCCCAATCTTGACCATCAGCCTTTCCAATTTATCTGTCTTTGTCCCATCCTTTTGAAGATTTGACCGAATTTTGAATAAGGCCACCAAACCTGCAGCAATGAACAAAGTTCCAATCACCAAATAAGTGAAGAGAGGGGCCACCACAAAGCCAGTGAGGGCATCGAGGTTTTGGTTCCCAACATAGCACAGGCCAGTCAGTTCATCTGCATCCACCAATCTCATAATTAAGATGACAATAGTCTTCACTGCAGGGATGGCCCAGGCTGCAATGTGGAAATAAGAGCTGTGCATTTCAATGGCTTCATGACCCCATTTGAGTCCTGCTGCCAAAAACCAAGTGAGTGTCAGAATAACCCACCAAATGGAGCTGGCCATTCCAAAAAAGTACATCAGTAAGAAAATTATTGCACATCCTGTGTTCTTAAGTCCTTCTTGGATGAGAACGGGTTCTGCTGCCTCTTCAAAATCGCAGGATATCCTTTCCCGGCCTACAGTCAGCCTGACAATATAAGCAATGCTATAAATATTATAGCACATACTGAGAAATATGATGGGGCGCTCAGGGTAAGAAAACCTGGAAGAATCAATCAGGAAGGTCAGCACAGTGAAGGCAGTGGAGATGAAGCACAGGCTGGCCCACACGGCCATCCAGGTATCAGTGAACTCCTTGGCAGAGCGGCTGTATAAACCAGCATCATAGCCACACTTAAGAACGCAGTTCAGGCTCCTTTTCACCCAGATGTACTGATCTGAATTGGTTCCCACAGAGTGACACTCCTCCCCAGGCTGGACCGGGGTTTTGTGAGGTAAGGGCACCTCTTCATCACCTGGCCCTTCCATGCACATGTGATTGTGGTCGTTCTGTGGTGGGAATTTGCTGCAATTTAGGCTCTCTGGCCAGGCAAATCCAAATTCCTTCAGGACTGGTTCACAGCGTCTCTTGACTGAAAGACACATGCCGCCACACGGGCCAATGGGGATGTTGATCTTCTCTGTGCACATTGGCACATAAACCGAACAAAGGAAGAACTGGAAAAGTaatgaaatgaacaaagaaaacaatgactTGGAAGTTTGACCAAATGCTTGCACAAAGTTGAGTGAATCCTTCCAGGCAATGTACATATCTACTTTTAAACCAGTCGACCAGGAGTCTGTTTACTCTGCCCTCAAACAAAGGTGCCTAATAATCCATCACTTTTACACACTT of the Sciurus carolinensis chromosome 11, mSciCar1.2, whole genome shotgun sequence genome contains:
- the Fzd4 gene encoding frizzled-4; the encoded protein is MAWRGAGPSVPGAPGGVGLSLGLLLQFLLLLGPARSFGDEEERRCDPIRISMCQNLGYNVTKMPNLVGHELQTDAELQLTTFTPLIQYGCSSQLQFFLCSVYVPMCTEKINIPIGPCGGMCLSVKRRCEPVLKEFGFAWPESLNCSKFPPQNDHNHMCMEGPGDEEVPLPHKTPVQPGEECHSVGTNSDQYIWVKRSLNCVLKCGYDAGLYSRSAKEFTDTWMAVWASLCFISTAFTVLTFLIDSSRFSYPERPIIFLSMCYNIYSIAYIVRLTVGRERISCDFEEAAEPVLIQEGLKNTGCAIIFLLMYFFGMASSIWWVILTLTWFLAAGLKWGHEAIEMHSSYFHIAAWAIPAVKTIVILIMRLVDADELTGLCYVGNQNLDALTGFVVAPLFTYLVIGTLFIAAGLVALFKIRSNLQKDGTKTDKLERLMVKIGVFSVLYTVPATCVIACYFYEISNWALFRYSADDSNMAVEMLKIFMSLLVGITSGMWIWSAKTLHTWQKCSNKLVNSGKVKREKRGNGWAKPGKGNETVV